In a genomic window of Candidatus Gorgyraea atricola:
- a CDS encoding type II toxin-antitoxin system RelE/ParE family toxin codes for MKYKLKIIPKAQKDLDDMIGKDFDFIKRRILFLSDNPRPFGSKKLTNEQGYRVRVGNFRILYRINDSLKEVIIYRVKHRKDVYR; via the coding sequence ATGAAATATAAATTAAAGATTATCCCTAAGGCTCAAAAAGACCTTGATGATATGATAGGTAAAGATTTTGATTTTATCAAAAGAAGGATCCTATTCTTATCAGATAATCCCAGACCTTTTGGATCTAAGAAACTCACAAATGAACAAGGCTATAGAGTCAGAGTGGGAAATTTCAGAATATTATATCGTATCAATGACTCCTTAAAAGAGGTTATCATCTACAGAGTAAAGCATAGAAAAGACGTTTATCGTTAG
- a CDS encoding type II toxin-antitoxin system Phd/YefM family antitoxin, with translation MTTLTASEARANLYKLLDKSAESHEPIQISGKRHNAILISEEDWRAIQETLYLLSIPGMRESVRKGLKTPIKKCSKKLKW, from the coding sequence ATGACGACGCTTACTGCTAGTGAAGCTAGGGCTAATCTGTATAAACTGCTGGATAAATCAGCTGAGTCGCATGAGCCTATTCAGATATCAGGTAAAAGGCATAATGCTATCCTTATATCAGAAGAGGATTGGCGAGCGATTCAGGAGACCCTGTATCTTCTCTCGATACCGGGCATGAGGGAGTCTGTTCGCAAGGGACTGAAGACTCCTATTAAGAAGTGCAGCAAAAAATTAAAATGGTAG
- a CDS encoding Txe/YoeB family addiction module toxin, translated as MVEWKLVYIKQAQKDAKKLSKAGLRPKAEAVLEILKHNPFQTHPPFEKLVGDLKGAYSRRINIHHRIIYQVIKRYKVVKVIRMWTHYE; from the coding sequence ATGGTAGAGTGGAAACTTGTTTATATAAAACAGGCTCAGAAAGATGCCAAGAAACTTTCTAAGGCAGGCCTGCGGCCAAAGGCCGAGGCTGTACTCGAGATCCTAAAACATAATCCATTCCAGACCCATCCTCCTTTTGAAAAATTAGTAGGTGATTTAAAAGGCGCTTATTCCCGCAGGATAAACATTCACCATCGCATTATTTATCAGGTGATAAAGCGATACAAAGTAGTGAAGGTCATTCGCATGTGGACTCATTATGAATGA
- the dprA gene encoding DNA-processing protein DprA — translation MNDAERFLILNMIEDLGSIRTQALLECFGSAGKIFKAGQKDLEGVGGIGSKIAPKIWHGIREIDVSNELELIKKNNIKIITLLDKDYPKNLKNIYDPPVVLYVMGEIISEDDLAVAIVGSRRASFYGMKTAERLGFELAARGVTVVSGLARGIDSSSHKGALKAKGRTLAILGSGLINIYPEEHRILAEEISENGAVISEYPMLTIPDKGNFPKRNRIINGFSKGVVVVEAAERSGALITADCALQEGREVFAVPGKVDSNTSKGTNKLIKQGAKLAETVEDILEELNLSDRVGRIGIYNNKEYLSPRLDKCESLVYNLLTSEPQHIDELSCALKLRVSEISSILLNLEIKKFARQLPGKNFVKEN, via the coding sequence ATGAATGATGCAGAAAGATTCCTTATCCTTAACATGATCGAGGACTTGGGGAGTATTAGGACGCAGGCGCTCTTAGAGTGTTTTGGGTCGGCAGGGAAGATCTTTAAGGCTGGGCAAAAGGATCTTGAGGGAGTAGGGGGAATTGGCTCTAAGATCGCGCCTAAGATATGGCATGGTATAAGAGAAATAGATGTGTCTAATGAGTTGGAGCTAATCAAAAAGAACAATATAAAGATTATAACCCTATTAGACAAGGACTATCCTAAGAACCTTAAGAATATCTATGACCCGCCAGTGGTTCTATATGTGATGGGCGAGATCATTTCTGAGGATGATCTGGCAGTGGCGATAGTTGGGTCGCGGCGCGCATCTTTTTACGGCATGAAGACTGCTGAGAGGCTTGGATTTGAGTTAGCCGCGAGAGGCGTTACAGTTGTCTCAGGCCTGGCAAGAGGTATTGATTCAAGTTCACATAAAGGCGCTTTAAAGGCAAAAGGCCGCACACTCGCGATCCTGGGCTCAGGCCTTATAAATATATATCCTGAAGAGCATAGGATTCTCGCGGAAGAGATCTCAGAGAATGGCGCTGTGATCTCTGAATACCCAATGCTTACAATTCCTGACAAGGGCAATTTCCCAAAGAGGAACAGGATCATAAATGGCTTTTCCAAGGGAGTAGTCGTAGTAGAGGCAGCCGAGCGCAGCGGCGCGCTCATTACAGCTGATTGCGCGCTGCAGGAAGGCAGGGAGGTCTTTGCTGTCCCTGGCAAAGTAGACTCAAATACCTCAAAAGGTACTAATAAACTGATCAAACAAGGCGCAAAACTCGCTGAAACCGTAGAGGATATACTCGAGGAATTGAACCTATCCGACCGCGTAGGTCGAATAGGTATATATAATAATAAAGAATATTTATCTCCTAGATTGGACAAATGCGAGAGTTTGGTGTATAATCTTTTAACCAGCGAACCTCAGCATATAGATGAGCTATCTTGCGCGCTCAAGCTGAGAGTGAGCGAGATATCGAGTATTTTATTGAATCTCGAGATAAAGAAGTTCGCAAGACAGCTACCAGGAAAGAATTTTGTAAAGGAGAATTAA
- the topA gene encoding type I DNA topoisomerase: protein MPKSLVIVESPAKANTINKILGKDYVVRSSMGHIVDLPSSKMGIDVEDDFKAQYVTIPRKKKQAAALKKEAKGMEKIFLATDPDREGEAISWHLCNLFGKKKNIYRIAFHEITKDAIKEAFKHPGKIDIDKVNAQQARRMLDRLVGYSISPLLWRKVGRGLSAGRVQSVAVRMIVERENEIRAFVSQEYWDVEAELEKSKVPDSKFTAKLDKVDGKKIKLSKQPEAEKIVADLKKEDFVVSDVQKKQKKKYAQPPFTTSKLQQDAFYKLRFPASKTMSIAQQLYEGLNIGEEANEGLITYMRTDAVRLSKDSTEAAKSYITKKYGKDYIPATPNKFKSKKGAQEAHEAIRPTLPLREPESVKSYLSQDQYKLYTLIWNRFVSSQMSPAVFSVMSVEIKAGRCIFKAQGSQKIFSGFSVVYEVAEEKENNNKGEKILPALEANEKLVLIKLDPSQHFTKPPARFSDASLVKALEDHGIGRPSTYAPILYTVVARNYVKRKEGYFHPSELGMVVTDLLMKNFADILDYKFTAKMEEELDEIEEGKKQKLEIMKAFYGPFEKDLAYAKVNMRKVKGESVPTSEICEKCGKPMVIKWGRLGRFLSCSDFPNCRFARPIPTSVTCPESGCGGRLIERRSKRGRHFYGCSNYPKCRFMTRRLPSP from the coding sequence ATGCCTAAATCACTTGTAATAGTTGAATCACCTGCCAAGGCAAATACTATAAATAAGATACTGGGCAAGGACTATGTAGTGCGTTCTTCAATGGGCCACATCGTAGATCTGCCAAGCTCTAAGATGGGCATAGACGTGGAGGATGATTTCAAGGCCCAGTATGTCACGATACCCAGGAAGAAAAAGCAGGCCGCTGCCTTAAAAAAGGAAGCAAAGGGCATGGAAAAGATATTTCTCGCAACTGATCCTGATAGAGAGGGCGAGGCCATAAGCTGGCATCTTTGTAATCTCTTTGGGAAGAAGAAAAATATATACAGGATAGCGTTTCACGAGATCACAAAGGACGCGATTAAAGAAGCGTTCAAGCATCCTGGGAAGATCGACATTGATAAGGTTAACGCGCAGCAGGCAAGAAGGATGTTAGACAGACTTGTTGGGTATAGCATCAGTCCGCTTCTCTGGAGAAAGGTCGGAAGAGGGCTTTCAGCAGGAAGGGTGCAGTCAGTGGCTGTAAGGATGATCGTTGAAAGAGAGAATGAGATAAGGGCTTTTGTGTCGCAGGAATATTGGGACGTGGAGGCAGAGCTGGAAAAATCAAAGGTGCCAGATTCGAAATTCACTGCAAAGCTCGATAAGGTAGATGGAAAAAAGATAAAACTTTCAAAACAGCCTGAAGCAGAAAAGATAGTCGCTGATTTAAAGAAAGAGGATTTTGTTGTCTCAGATGTGCAGAAAAAGCAGAAGAAAAAATACGCGCAGCCGCCTTTTACCACATCAAAGCTCCAGCAGGACGCGTTTTACAAATTACGTTTTCCCGCGTCAAAGACCATGAGTATCGCGCAGCAGCTGTATGAAGGCCTGAATATAGGCGAGGAAGCCAATGAGGGCCTTATCACATATATGCGAACTGATGCTGTGAGGCTATCAAAGGATTCCACAGAGGCTGCAAAGAGTTATATAACTAAAAAATACGGCAAGGACTATATACCTGCCACGCCTAATAAATTTAAATCAAAGAAGGGCGCGCAAGAGGCGCACGAGGCCATAAGGCCGACATTGCCATTACGCGAACCAGAGAGCGTAAAGAGTTACTTGAGCCAGGATCAGTACAAGCTTTATACGCTTATATGGAATCGTTTTGTATCCAGCCAGATGTCTCCCGCGGTATTTTCAGTGATGAGCGTGGAGATAAAAGCAGGCCGATGTATCTTTAAAGCACAGGGATCGCAGAAGATCTTTTCTGGTTTTAGCGTTGTCTATGAAGTGGCAGAGGAAAAAGAAAACAATAATAAGGGAGAAAAGATCCTACCAGCTTTAGAGGCCAATGAAAAACTCGTTCTTATAAAACTAGACCCCAGCCAGCATTTTACAAAACCTCCAGCGAGATTTTCAGACGCGTCCCTGGTAAAGGCTCTGGAAGATCACGGCATAGGAAGACCAAGCACTTACGCGCCTATTCTTTATACAGTGGTTGCCAGGAATTATGTAAAACGGAAAGAGGGGTATTTTCATCCATCTGAATTAGGTATGGTAGTGACTGATCTTTTAATGAAGAATTTTGCGGATATCCTGGATTATAAATTTACAGCAAAGATGGAAGAAGAGCTGGATGAGATCGAGGAAGGCAAGAAGCAGAAATTAGAGATCATGAAGGCTTTTTACGGGCCTTTTGAGAAAGATCTTGCGTATGCGAAGGTAAACATGAGAAAGGTCAAGGGTGAATCTGTTCCCACTTCTGAGATCTGTGAAAAATGCGGAAAGCCAATGGTAATAAAATGGGGCAGGCTTGGCAGGTTCCTCAGCTGTTCTGATTTTCCAAACTGTAGATTCGCAAGGCCGATCCCGACAAGCGTGACTTGCCCGGAATCAGGCTGCGGCGGCAGGCTTATTGAAAGGCGTTCTAAGCGTGGCCGGCATTTCTATGGCTGCTCAAACTATCCAAAGTGCAGATTTATGACGCGCAGGCTGCCCTCACCCTAA
- the xerC gene encoding tyrosine recombinase XerC, giving the protein MLERYIQKFMTYLRIEKNASQHTITNYQIDLKEFDGSIKEKALEKISHVDVRLFLARMKEKSFSKRSVARKMACLRSFFRFLCREGYIKANPATGLQTPKLEKRLPIFLDIDQVVMLIESPDTSDVYGVRDRAILETLYSSGIRVSELVSLNRDRVDFISGVLKVYGKGKKERLAPVGDRALRAMRNYLEKLGSSSIKDKKAVFVNKSGRRMSDRAVRRVIDKYIRKTSLSEKISPHSLRHSFATHLLDRGADLRSVQELLGHANLSTTQIYTHVTTERLKSIYDKVHPRA; this is encoded by the coding sequence ATGCTAGAGCGGTATATCCAGAAGTTCATGACCTATCTAAGGATCGAGAAGAATGCCTCGCAGCATACCATTACGAACTATCAGATAGACCTCAAGGAGTTTGACGGATCGATCAAGGAAAAAGCGCTGGAGAAGATCTCACATGTGGATGTAAGGCTTTTTCTGGCGCGCATGAAGGAGAAGAGTTTTTCAAAAAGGTCTGTTGCCAGGAAGATGGCGTGCTTGAGGAGTTTTTTTAGATTCCTATGCAGGGAGGGATATATCAAGGCAAATCCTGCCACAGGTCTTCAGACGCCAAAGCTGGAAAAAAGGCTCCCGATTTTTTTAGATATAGACCAGGTGGTAATGCTTATTGAGTCGCCTGATACCTCTGATGTGTATGGAGTAAGGGACAGGGCGATACTCGAGACACTTTACTCTAGCGGAATACGCGTGAGCGAACTCGTAAGCCTTAATAGAGACAGGGTGGATTTTATAAGTGGTGTTCTAAAAGTATATGGCAAGGGTAAGAAAGAGCGACTCGCGCCAGTGGGTGACAGGGCATTGAGGGCAATGCGGAATTATCTGGAGAAGCTTGGCAGTTCGAGCATAAAGGATAAAAAAGCGGTCTTTGTCAATAAGAGCGGACGCCGCATGAGCGACAGGGCAGTGAGGCGCGTGATAGATAAATATATACGAAAAACAAGTCTTAGCGAAAAGATATCACCGCATTCTCTGAGACATTCTTTCGCGACGCATCTTTTGGACAGGGGCGCGGATCTGAGGTCTGTACAGGAGCTTTTAGGGCACGCGAATCTGTCTACGACGCAGATCTATACGCACGTTACAACAGAGCGTTTAAAGTCGATCTATGACAAGGTGCACCCGCGCGCGTAA
- the queC gene encoding 7-cyano-7-deazaguanine synthase QueC, with protein MKKAVILLSGGMDSAVTLFLARKRGYKVYCLIFDYGQRHKKEIGFAKRLAKSDYFVLKIKLPWKNSALLDRKIKVPENRKSSGVPVTYVAARNTVFISFALSFAEAIGAKAIFIGANARDFSGYPDCRPLYFKKFNELVKKATRSRGIKIETPLLYKTKKEIVSIGKKLGVPFELTWSCYKGDRKPCLRCDACRLRAKGFKL; from the coding sequence ATGAAAAAGGCAGTGATACTACTTTCAGGTGGAATGGATTCAGCAGTTACGCTTTTTCTTGCGAGAAAAAGAGGATACAAGGTCTACTGTCTTATTTTTGATTATGGACAGAGGCATAAAAAAGAGATAGGCTTTGCTAAAAGATTAGCAAAGTCAGATTATTTTGTATTAAAAATTAAGCTACCCTGGAAGAATAGCGCGCTATTAGACAGGAAAATCAAAGTCCCTGAGAATAGAAAGTCTTCGGGCGTGCCTGTTACATATGTCGCTGCCAGGAATACGGTCTTTATTAGTTTTGCGCTCTCATTCGCAGAGGCAATAGGCGCAAAGGCCATTTTTATTGGCGCAAATGCAAGGGATTTTTCAGGTTACCCTGACTGTAGACCCCTGTATTTTAAGAAATTCAATGAGCTGGTAAAGAAGGCGACAAGGTCCAGGGGAATAAAAATAGAAACACCGCTTCTTTACAAGACAAAGAAGGAGATAGTCTCTATTGGGAAAAAACTCGGCGTACCTTTTGAACTTACATGGTCATGCTACAAGGGCGATAGAAAACCGTGCCTCAGGTGCGATGCCTGCAGGCTAAGAGCAAAGGGGTTTAAATTATGA
- a CDS encoding 7-carboxy-7-deazaguanine synthase QueE translates to MSKARIIEMFTSIQGEGLYVGERQLFIRFHGCNISCRFCDEKKRKKDEFSEYEASELIKEIVISGKRNISLTGGEPLLHADFLREVLPALKKENRRIYLETNGILTAELLKILKYVDIISMDFKLPSSTGLRPYWDEHSIFLKEAAKKEVFVKSVIISQTLLSDINTAASIVEKVDKNITFILQPASSNGGLEKIDLLPIFFESARERLSNVRIIPQMHKFLGVK, encoded by the coding sequence ATGAGTAAAGCCAGGATCATAGAGATGTTTACTTCTATCCAGGGCGAAGGGCTTTATGTGGGAGAGAGACAGCTCTTTATCAGGTTCCATGGATGCAATATCTCCTGCAGGTTCTGTGATGAGAAAAAAAGGAAGAAAGACGAATTTTCAGAATACGAGGCCTCTGAACTCATAAAGGAGATCGTGATATCCGGCAAGAGAAATATCTCTCTTACAGGTGGCGAGCCGCTGTTACACGCGGATTTCTTAAGAGAAGTGCTCCCAGCTTTGAAAAAGGAGAACCGAAGGATATACCTTGAGACAAATGGTATATTGACAGCCGAGCTTTTAAAGATATTGAAGTATGTGGATATAATAAGCATGGATTTCAAGCTTCCTTCCTCAACCGGCCTAAGGCCATACTGGGATGAACATTCTATTTTCCTAAAAGAAGCGGCTAAGAAAGAGGTGTTTGTGAAATCGGTGATTATTTCTCAGACACTTTTATCAGATATCAATACAGCCGCGTCTATAGTCGAGAAAGTAGATAAGAATATAACCTTTATACTTCAGCCAGCAAGCAGCAATGGTGGCTTGGAAAAGATAGATCTATTACCGATTTTCTTTGAAAGCGCGAGGGAGAGACTGTCTAATGTCAGAATAATACCGCAGATGCATAAATTTTTAGGAGTAAAGTGA
- a CDS encoding fumarate hydratase: MRTVNSDLIVKAVKGLCIKANLELRPDVLSALRRARKKETSAKAKRMLDIIIYNAAIAKRKRLPICQDTGMVVVYLEIGQDVRIKGDVNKAVADGVRGAYKDGYFRKSIVRDPLMRTNTNTNLPPVIHVKLVSGNKIRIALVVKGFGCENASRTRMFRPTDPGSSIVNFVASIIKELGSKACPPMYIGIGIGGTLDKTVSLSKEAILRPIGKHNRKAHIAKLEKEILKRVNKRGIVLGVSILTYPTHIAGLPVAVNISCHATRDAKKVI; encoded by the coding sequence ATGCGCACTGTAAATAGTGATCTCATAGTTAAGGCAGTCAAGGGGCTTTGCATAAAGGCAAACCTCGAGCTGCGGCCAGATGTACTTTCTGCGCTTAGGCGCGCAAGAAAAAAAGAAACCAGCGCCAAGGCGAAGCGTATGCTGGATATAATTATATATAATGCCGCGATTGCTAAACGCAAACGCCTTCCTATATGTCAGGATACAGGCATGGTGGTCGTGTATCTGGAGATAGGCCAGGATGTGAGGATAAAAGGTGATGTTAATAAGGCTGTGGCAGACGGCGTAAGAGGTGCATATAAAGACGGTTATTTCAGGAAGTCTATTGTAAGGGATCCATTGATGCGTACCAATACCAATACAAACCTGCCGCCAGTAATTCATGTAAAGCTCGTTTCTGGGAACAAGATAAGGATAGCCCTTGTAGTAAAGGGGTTTGGTTGTGAGAATGCCTCAAGGACCAGGATGTTCAGGCCCACTGATCCCGGTTCTTCTATTGTGAATTTTGTAGCTAGCATCATTAAAGAGCTGGGTTCAAAGGCATGCCCTCCTATGTATATAGGTATTGGTATAGGAGGTACGCTTGATAAAACAGTGTCTCTTTCCAAAGAGGCAATACTGCGGCCAATAGGCAAGCATAATAGAAAAGCGCACATTGCGAAACTAGAAAAAGAAATACTAAAGAGAGTCAATAAGAGGGGAATAGTGTTGGGTGTGAGTATCTTGACATACCCGACGCACATTGCAGGGCTGCCAGTTGCGGTAAATATTAGCTGTCATGCTACAAGGGATGCGAAGAAAGTAATTTAA
- a CDS encoding FumA C-terminus/TtdB family hydratase beta subunit, with protein MKKIKLPLTKAVIKKLKPGEWVLLNGPLLTARDAAHKRMVEAKRSPVSIKDETIYYTGPTPARKGQVIGSCGPTTSARMDVFTPALLKQGLLGIIGKGERSKDVGRAIKKSGAVYFITIGGAGAYLSEKVCSSKVVAYKDLGTEAIRRLIVKDFPAIVAIK; from the coding sequence ATGAAAAAGATAAAGCTACCTTTAACAAAAGCTGTTATAAAAAAACTGAAGCCTGGGGAGTGGGTCTTGTTGAATGGACCTCTTCTGACTGCTCGTGACGCGGCGCATAAAAGAATGGTTGAGGCAAAGAGATCGCCTGTTTCAATTAAAGACGAGACCATCTATTATACTGGGCCTACGCCTGCGAGAAAAGGCCAGGTTATTGGTTCTTGCGGCCCGACTACAAGCGCGAGGATGGATGTATTTACACCTGCATTGTTAAAGCAAGGCCTTCTTGGCATAATTGGAAAAGGCGAGAGGTCAAAAGATGTAGGCCGGGCAATAAAAAAATCTGGCGCAGTATATTTTATTACAATTGGCGGTGCTGGCGCGTATTTATCTGAAAAAGTGTGTTCGAGCAAAGTCGTAGCATATAAAGATCTCGGTACAGAAGCGATCCGTAGGTTAATAGTAAAAGATTTCCCGGCAATAGTAGCTATTAAATAA
- the rph gene encoding ribonuclease PH, protein MRKIKIKKNTMRFAEGSCTIEVGNTKIICTASVENKVPPFLRGKGTGWVTAEYGMLPRSCGTRIRRESSAGKPSGRTQEIQRLIGRSLRSVVDLKKLGERTVWIDCDVIQGDGGTRTASITGSFIALIEALVFLKKENIISEIPVNDYIAAVSVGVVDGKLCLDLDYEKDSKAEVDMNVVMTGAGKLVEVQGTAEKNPFSKKELDKMILLAEKGIKELIGIQRNVLKIDL, encoded by the coding sequence ATGAGGAAGATAAAGATAAAGAAGAACACCATGAGATTTGCAGAAGGTTCATGCACTATAGAGGTCGGCAATACAAAGATTATCTGCACTGCGTCTGTGGAAAACAAGGTACCACCTTTTTTAAGAGGCAAAGGTACTGGCTGGGTAACAGCAGAGTATGGCATGCTTCCGCGCTCGTGTGGCACTAGGATACGAAGGGAGTCGTCAGCTGGTAAGCCCAGTGGCCGCACACAGGAGATACAGCGTCTTATTGGGAGGAGCTTGCGCTCAGTAGTCGATCTTAAAAAACTGGGCGAGAGGACTGTGTGGATTGATTGTGACGTGATACAGGGCGATGGCGGTACGCGTACCGCGAGCATTACTGGAAGCTTTATCGCGCTTATAGAGGCGCTAGTTTTTTTAAAAAAGGAAAATATTATAAGTGAAATCCCTGTGAATGATTATATCGCTGCAGTGAGCGTGGGAGTTGTCGACGGGAAATTATGCCTGGACTTGGACTATGAAAAGGATTCAAAGGCAGAAGTCGACATGAATGTGGTTATGACAGGCGCTGGTAAGCTCGTTGAAGTGCAGGGTACAGCAGAGAAGAACCCGTTTTCCAAAAAAGAGCTGGATAAGATGATCTTGCTTGCGGAAAAAGGGATCAAAGAACTTATTGGTATTCAGCGAAATGTTTTAAAGATAGATCTGTGA
- the rdgB gene encoding RdgB/HAM1 family non-canonical purine NTP pyrophosphatase produces the protein MEIVVATRNQDKLEEIKALLKGLRIKVVSLNNFKGVPEVIEDGKILEANAKKKAVQVSRYLKKLAVADDSGLEVLALRNKPGVYSARFSGKGATYSSNNQKVLRLLRDVPAAKRKACFRCVVAVADRGKIVGTVEGKCKGKIGFEPRGKAGFGYDPVFIPEDHKKTFAEIGIRRKNKISHRSKALVKAKKVIKRYVLTRST, from the coding sequence ATGGAGATCGTTGTAGCCACGAGGAATCAGGATAAGCTCGAGGAAATAAAGGCGCTTCTAAAAGGCCTGCGCATAAAGGTCGTATCTCTGAATAACTTTAAGGGTGTTCCAGAAGTAATAGAGGATGGCAAGATTCTGGAGGCCAATGCAAAGAAAAAGGCAGTACAGGTCTCACGTTATTTGAAAAAATTGGCAGTAGCAGATGATTCTGGGTTAGAGGTCCTGGCCCTTAGGAACAAGCCAGGTGTGTACTCTGCGCGTTTCTCAGGTAAAGGCGCTACGTATAGCAGCAATAATCAAAAGGTCTTGAGGTTGCTTAGAGATGTGCCTGCTGCGAAGAGAAAGGCATGTTTTAGATGCGTGGTAGCTGTTGCTGATAGAGGAAAGATAGTTGGCACAGTAGAAGGTAAGTGCAAAGGCAAGATAGGGTTTGAGCCAAGGGGTAAGGCCGGATTCGGATATGACCCTGTTTTTATACCCGAGGATCACAAAAAGACCTTTGCGGAAATAGGCATACGCAGGAAAAACAAGATAAGCCATAGAAGCAAGGCCCTGGTAAAGGCAAAGAAGGTTATAAAAAGATACGTTTTGACCCGTTCGACTTAG
- a CDS encoding cupin domain-containing protein, producing the protein MDLNSIKESIVTKVYHLTSDTKVPLHKHEKNDEIFYCIKGSGFGVLEDGEVELSIGKVFIVSAGTMHSLRSEENLYVSSFLVPVVDDSLE; encoded by the coding sequence ATGGATTTAAACTCTATTAAAGAATCTATTGTTACAAAAGTATACCATCTCACTTCAGATACAAAAGTCCCTCTGCATAAACACGAAAAGAATGATGAAATTTTTTATTGTATAAAAGGCTCTGGTTTTGGAGTTTTAGAAGATGGAGAAGTAGAGTTAAGTATAGGAAAAGTATTTATTGTTTCTGCTGGAACAATGCATTCGCTTAGAAGCGAAGAAAATCTTTATGTAAGTTCTTTTCTTGTTCCTGTAGTGGATGATAGCTTAGAATAA